AGATCTTGTATTTGCATGGCCGAATGCGGAAGTAGCTGTAATGGGTCCTCAAGGTGCAGCCAACATTATTTTTGCAAGGGAAATCCAGAATAGTGAAGATCCTGAGGCTACCAGGGCACAAAAAATCGAGGAGTACAGAGAAAAGTTCGCCAATCCATATGTGGCAGCAAGCCGAGGCATGGTGGATGATGTCATCGATCCGCGAGAAACCAGAATCAAGATCATTCAGGCGCTTGAAATGCTGCGAAATAAAAAAGAAAGCAGGCCTCATAAAAAGCATGGAAATATCCCGCTATAATGGATTCCTGATTTGCTGTGCCAAAATATTGGAGTTATACTTGCTTAGTAAGCTTAAATTTGGAGGTTTGTACATAAATGATTAATGAGGAACGGTTATTAAACGAATTTCTGGAACTGGTGCAAATTGATTCTGAAACAAAGTATGAAGCTCAAATTGCAAAAGTGCTGAAGAAAAAATTCAGGGATCTTGGGGTTGAGGTATATGAAGACGATACAACTGCACAGACCGGACACGGTGCAGGCAACCTCATCTGCACTCTTCAGGGAACCAAAGAAGGAACAGATATAATCTATTTCACTTCCCACATGGATACGGTTGTTCCTGGAAAAGGTATTAAACCTTCCATCAAGGACGGCTATGTTGTAACCGATGGAACAACGATCCTGGGTGCCGACGACAAAGCAGGACTTGCCGTTATGCTTGAAGTTGTTAAAGTCCTGAAAGAGCAGAATATTGCTCATGGAACTATCCAGTTCATTATCACAGTTGGGGAAGAATCCGGACTGGTCGGAGCGAAGGTACTCGACCCTTCACTTGTTAAAGCGAAGTTTGGCTACGCACTGGACAGTGACGGCAAAGTCGGAAATATTATCGTTGCCGCCCCGACACAAGCGAAAGTTAAGGCTGCTATTCTAGGGAAAACAGCACATGCCGGTGTAGCCCCTGAGAAAGGCATTTCGGCTATCACTATGGCAGCGAAAGCGATCTCAAGAATGCCTCTGGGCCGCATTGATGAAGAAACAACGGCTAACATTGGCCGTTTTGAAGGCGGACAGCAGACGAATATCGTGTGTGACCATGTTGATATTTTAGCAGAAGCACGTTCATTAATTCCTGAAAAGATGGAACAGCAGGTTGCTAAAATGAAAGAAGCTTTTGAAAGTGCTGCTGAAGAAATGGGGGGCAAAGCTGAAGTGGATGTTCAGGTTATGTACCCTGGCTTTAAATTTGGCGAAGGCGACCATGTCGTTGAAGTGGCCCGAAAAGCGGCTGAAAAGATTGGCCGAAGCTCCGAGCTTCTTCACAGTGGCGGCGGAAGTGATGCGAACGTTATTGCCGGTTTAGGCATACCAACAGTCAACCTTGCTGTTGGCTACGAAGAAATTCATACAACCAATGAGCGCATGCCTATTGAAGAATTAAATAAACTGGCTGAAATGGTCATTGCCATTATCGAAGAAGTCTAAAGTCTAAGCTTAAAGAAAGGGAACCCGAAGCGGTTCTCTTTTTTATATCACTTAATTCTATTAGATCCTCTCTAGTTAGAAAATAATGCCTATGGTATATTAGTTCTATACATAAGAGTTTCCGGGGAGGAAATGGAATGACTGAAAATAATAAAGCTGTCGTTTTCCGGGCAGGAAATGAGGAATATGCCACACCCATTCCCTTTGTTATATCCATTGAGAAAATGGAAGGCATAACACCGATCCCTCATTTGCCCAGTTATGTAAGAGGAATTGTCAAAGTCAGAGGAGAGCTAATTCCTGTTGTTGATTTTGAAGAAATTCTTTACAGCCGGGCACTGTCCGATAGCGGTTCGGCAAGGATGATCGTGCTGCAGACAGAAGAGCTATCATTTGCAGTGCTGGTGACTGAAGCCAAGGAAATTTTAGATATTCCAGCAGACTGCCTGAAACAGCCAGGTTTGATTGCCTATCAAAAAACCAATTATTTTACAGGGGTAGCCAATATCGATCATAGGCTGATTACTATAATCGACCCTGCAAATCTGGTGGAATCTCTGGAAGGAATAAGGGAAATAAAAGAGTATATGAAAACACAGAAAACAACAGCATAGCGGGCGAATTCAAAAACAGAGGAGCAAGATTCTCTGTTTTTGCTTTTATAATCCTCATAATAAAAGAAAAGAAGAATATCTGCTAAAATAGAAGTGAATGATTTTACAGGGAAGTGCCGGCATGAAGCAAATGTATCCGAAAAACGGGAGAGTTATCCTCCATGTTGATATGAATAGTTTTTATGCTTCGGTTGAGATGGCTTATGATCCCACATTAAAGGGCAAGCCTTTAGCGATCGCAGGCAATCCGGAGGAGAGGCGCGGAATAATCGTGACTTGCAGCTATGAGGCAAGGAGCTTCGGGGTAAAAACCACCATGCCTCTGTGGGAGGCTAAAAAGCTCTGTCCCCAGCTGATTATTATGAAGCCAAATTTTGAGAGATATCGTGCAGCTTCTATGGGAATGTTTGATATATTGCACGAATATTCCACTCTTGTTGAACCTGTATCCATTGATGAAGGATATGTGGACATTACAGACAGCTATGAGTTTGGGAGCCCAATAGAAATTGCTGAGACGATACAGAAGCAGATTTTCCAGCAGCTCGATTTGCCCTGCAGCATCGGTGTTGCTCCCAACAAATTTCTAGCCAAGATGGCTTCTGACATGAAAAAACCAATGGGGATTACAGTTCTTAGAAAAAGAGATGTACCCCATATTTTATGGCCGATGCAAGTGGAAGAAATGCACGGAGTCGGCAAGAAGACCGGGGAAAAGCTGAGAAATCTGAACATCGCCACAATCGGTGAATTGGCAAAAGCGGATGAAATTGTATTAAAAGCAGCCCTGGGGATCAATGGCCCGAGACTGAAACAAAAAGCCAATGGCCAAGATCTTAGGAAAGTTGATCCGGAATCGGCATCCGAATTTAAAAGTGTAGGAAATTCCACCACACTGCCAAGGGATGTTTCGAATCAAAGAGAGCTGCTTCAAGTATTTGAAAAATTGTCTTCACAGGTTTCTTCCAGACTGAAAAGAAAAAAGGTAATGGCGGTTTCTCTGGGGATTACCATTAGGTATAAGGATAGAAAGACCATTACCAGAAGCCGCAAACTGAAGAATCCTATTCAGCAGGATGAAGAAATTTATCGAATGGCAAAGGAGCTTTTTATAAAACATTGGAATGGAAACGCTGTACGGCTGCTGGGCATTACAGGAACAGACCTTGTCGAACCCGATCAGGCAGTTAAACAGCTGGATTTATTCAGTTTTGAAAAAGATGCTAAAAAAGAGCCGTTATTTCAGACAATGGACCTTTTGCGAAAGAAATATGGGGCTAAAATAATTGACAATGCAGGTGCACTTTCGGAAATGAAATTGCCCCGCCCCAAAATCGGCACTGATACCAGCTTTAATAAAGACTTTTTGCAGAGTAGGCCAGGGAAGGGCAGTAAAAAAGATGATATTTCATGAGTTTTTCAGGCGGCTATAAGCTAAACTAAGACAGGAAAGTTGAATAAGAATAGGAATCTTGCTAAAGTAAAGTGGATTCTTTTATTGGATGATGTTCAAATAATCTTAATAAAGATCTTCTTTTTGAACAAGCAATTACACGCTTAAAGGCTGGAAGGGAAGTAATAAAAGATGACGAAATCACAGTTTGGTGTTATCGGCTTAGCCGTAATGGGCAAAAATCTTGCCATGAATATTGAAAGCAGAGGCTACTCTGTATCCGTTTTTAACCGGTCACGCGAAAAAACGGATGAGATGCTTAAGGAAGTCGAAGGAAGAAATTTTAAAGGTACATATACAATTGAGGAGTTTGTTGATTCCCTGGAAAAACCGCGCAAAATCATGCTTATGGTTAAAGCAGGCGGCCCGACAGATGCGACCATTGAGCAGCTAAAGCCTTTATTGGATAAAGGGGATATTTTGATTGATGGCGGAAATACCTTCTTTGTGGACACGCAGCGCCGCAATAAGGAATTAAGCGAGCTGGGCATACACTTCATCGGTACTGGTGTATCCGGCGGTGA
This window of the Cytobacillus pseudoceanisediminis genome carries:
- a CDS encoding DNA polymerase IV, encoding MKQMYPKNGRVILHVDMNSFYASVEMAYDPTLKGKPLAIAGNPEERRGIIVTCSYEARSFGVKTTMPLWEAKKLCPQLIIMKPNFERYRAASMGMFDILHEYSTLVEPVSIDEGYVDITDSYEFGSPIEIAETIQKQIFQQLDLPCSIGVAPNKFLAKMASDMKKPMGITVLRKRDVPHILWPMQVEEMHGVGKKTGEKLRNLNIATIGELAKADEIVLKAALGINGPRLKQKANGQDLRKVDPESASEFKSVGNSTTLPRDVSNQRELLQVFEKLSSQVSSRLKRKKVMAVSLGITIRYKDRKTITRSRKLKNPIQQDEEIYRMAKELFIKHWNGNAVRLLGITGTDLVEPDQAVKQLDLFSFEKDAKKEPLFQTMDLLRKKYGAKIIDNAGALSEMKLPRPKIGTDTSFNKDFLQSRPGKGSKKDDIS
- a CDS encoding tripeptidase T, with the translated sequence MINEERLLNEFLELVQIDSETKYEAQIAKVLKKKFRDLGVEVYEDDTTAQTGHGAGNLICTLQGTKEGTDIIYFTSHMDTVVPGKGIKPSIKDGYVVTDGTTILGADDKAGLAVMLEVVKVLKEQNIAHGTIQFIITVGEESGLVGAKVLDPSLVKAKFGYALDSDGKVGNIIVAAPTQAKVKAAILGKTAHAGVAPEKGISAITMAAKAISRMPLGRIDEETTANIGRFEGGQQTNIVCDHVDILAEARSLIPEKMEQQVAKMKEAFESAAEEMGGKAEVDVQVMYPGFKFGEGDHVVEVARKAAEKIGRSSELLHSGGGSDANVIAGLGIPTVNLAVGYEEIHTTNERMPIEELNKLAEMVIAIIEEV
- a CDS encoding chemotaxis protein CheW, which gives rise to MTENNKAVVFRAGNEEYATPIPFVISIEKMEGITPIPHLPSYVRGIVKVRGELIPVVDFEEILYSRALSDSGSARMIVLQTEELSFAVLVTEAKEILDIPADCLKQPGLIAYQKTNYFTGVANIDHRLITIIDPANLVESLEGIREIKEYMKTQKTTA